The following proteins are encoded in a genomic region of Cryptomeria japonica chromosome 11, Sugi_1.0, whole genome shotgun sequence:
- the LOC131069690 gene encoding pentatricopeptide repeat-containing protein At1g09900-like, whose translation MEEMGIPPNVITYSILIKSLCRWGKIDEAHELLHEMRNNHCLPNIVTYSTLIDALCKKGRVDEALVLVAQMIQDGLCPNTFLYNTLISGLCKLDKEDEALGLLIGMRRSHCSPSIITYNSLTYGFFKVGWVNEALALVCKMIQDGFSPDAYTCSSLINGLFKAGKTEEAYDVFIQMIESGPFTDQVTFNGVINGLCKDGQMDKAWDCFQIMSKKGLHPDVVTYNSVIAAYCRTRHMSMAFQMLEKMTRKGLEPDKVTCNTIIDGLCKAGDLASAHLLMNKILDEGKVPDVMAYSSLINGHCKIGQMDEALKLFKSMEMVGIAADVVTYTTLIATLCKEDKLNAALLMLDEMRAKGLVPNEVTYNTLFWGARKRGDCEKNLFFNESNAKARLCSK comes from the coding sequence ATGGAAGAGATGGGCATCCCTCCAAATGTCATCACTTACAGCATCCTCATAAAGTCTTTGTGTAGATGGGGTAAAATTGACGAAGCACATGAGCTTTTGCACGAAATGAGGAATAACCATTGTCTTCCTAATATTGTTACCTATAGCACCTTAATTGACGCTCTCTGCAAGAAAGGTAGGGTAGATGAAGCTTTAGTATTGGTGGCTCAAATGATACAAGATggcctttgtccaaatactttttTATACAATACCCTAATCAGTGGTCTTTGCAAGTTGGATAAGGAAGATGAAGCTCTCGGCTTATTAATTGGAATGAGGCGTTCTCATTGTTCTCCAAGTATTATTACATATAACAGCCTGACTTATGGTTTCTTCAAAGTAGGATGGGTAAATGAAGCTTTAGCATTAGTATGCAAAATGATACAAGATGGCTTTTCCCCTGACGCCTACACTTGTAGTAGCTTGATAAATGGCTTATTCAAGGCTGGAAAAACAGAGGAAGCGTATGATGTGTTTATACAAATGATAGAGTCTGGCCCTTTCACTGATCAAGTGACATTCAATGGAGTTATTAATGGGCTATGCAAAGATGGACAGATGGACAAGGCGTGGGATTGTTTTCAAATCATGTCGAAAAAGGGTTTACACCCAGATGTTGTTACATACAACTCTGTGATTGCTGCATACTGTAGAACAAGACACATGAGCATGGCATTTCAAATGTTAGAAAAAATGACAAGAAAGGGTTTGGAACCTGATAAAGTGACATGCAACACAATCATTGATGGCTTATGTAAAGCAGGTGATCTCGCTAGCGCACATCTCCTAATGAATAAGATACTTGATGAAGGCAAGGTTCCTGATGTAATGGCTTACAGCTCTCTGATTAATGGTCATTGTAAAATTGGTCAAATGGATGAGGCTTTAAAGCTTTTTAAAAGTATGGAAATGGTTGGCATTGCTGCAGATGTTGTAACTTATACCACACTAATTGCCACGTTATGCAAAGAAGACAAACTTAATGCTGCTTTATTAATGTTAGATGAAATGAGAGCAAAAGGTTTGGTTCCAAATGAGGTCACATACAACACATTATTTTGGGGTGCTCGCAAGAGAGGTGACTGCGaaaaaaaccttttttttaatGAATCAAATGCAAAAGCAAGGCTGTGCTCCAAGTGA